AATCTTGTACGGTTGCTACTAGCATTAGGTGATGTAAGTCCTTCACGAGCAACTGTTTCGCTAATATGACGAGTTTAAAAGACTGATATCGTTTGGTGATAAGGTACGTGCTGGCAGCCTACGTTTTTGGCATTGAGAGATTAAGACTATGATAAAAGAAACACCTCTCAAGCGATTAAGGCGAATTTTGGTGGTCCActgaaatttgattaaattttccaACTTCGTTATTAAGCCTATTAGCTTAGAGATCGAATCCTTCACTTAGTTTTACCAGGGACAGAATTTACACAAAGTCCTCTGTCAATCCCACTAGTTTTAGATATCTATTGAGGTTACAATGCTCTATTAACAGACTCTATTGCCTAGTAGCCCACTCaccgaaaaaaaatataaacatgagctcgtataaaaaaataacggaCACTATTAGACACCGTTCCGATCTTCCCTTCAAAATTTGAGAGTTGTTggagtgtattattttgaaatatgagGAATGGATTACGGGGTGGGCGTAAatttttgaccggtagtgtatataCATCTAATTTATGTTTGTGTTAACCTCTGGCCCTCTATTTCTCTATCAGTCTAGCTTGTTGACTCTATCTGTAAAATCTCTAGAGCGTTTTCTGAGCTGCTCAGCTGCGTGTGAACTTGGAACATTATGACGTCGATATTTAGGCTTATTGGGAAAGTAACCTTTATTTTTGTGTTACTACTCATACTCCCCTTCCCAGTCTATATTAAAGAaagatcaaaatttataaagtgATAAATTAATCTCATTTCCAGACCAGACATTTGCTTTTGTTGGTAATTCGTTAATGGTTGGCTCGTTATTatagagaaaattgaaaataacaacagtTTGCTTtgtatatttccaaaaaatatagcacaatgaaaataaatattaaaaatttcgattcatTGGATAATTTTCAACTTGTCCATGACTTCTTCTAATCTGTGGTCCGATATAGACGGCATCAATTTCTTAATCATCTCATTAACAAAACTATCAGTAATACCGGGGCAGGTATCTTCGGCATCTTTGAATGCATCGcttatttcttcttttccaCCTTTCAAATTATTTGCAATATTGCatatagtattaaaaatattatttctacgaACTTCTACATCGTTATTAAATGTAGTTTTTAATTCTTCGTCGCTTTCTTTGACGGTTAAATTCCAATCGGGCATCGTGGACGTTGTGCTGTATATATCTTCGTTGAATGTTGTACTAATTTTTTCGACTTGCTCCATTTTCCATTTAACATATTTATCTATCAGATCAACTAAAATATAATTCCTCTTGGCTTTTTTTATAAACGACGTTTTTAGTAGTTCTTTCGCCGGTGGTCTATGTTCAggttttttattcaaacaacTTTCGACAAAATCTTTAAACGGTTTACTAAAGTCCCCTTCGAGTTTGGGAGCGTTATTTTGCGTTATAATCCTAAGAACTTTCATGGGATGTAGTTTGGAGTTCGGAGGTTCTCCGGTAGCCAATTCTATAGCAGTTATGCCCAAACTCCAGATATCAGCTTTATAATCGTAAGAGCTTTGTTTAATAACTTCTGGTGCCATCCAAAACGGGGTGCCGGTGAAAGTGTTTCTTTTACCCATCGTATGAGTTAATTGCCCGGCTACACCGAAATCGGCTAATTTTACATCGCCGTTTTCACTTAAAAGAATATTAGCGGCTTTAACATCTCGATGTAACTTCCTTTCACCGTGTAGGtaatctaaaccaaataaaactTCACGAAGAATTATAGATATGTGAGTTTCTTCGAAGGTTCCCGCTTTCATCAGATCTAAAGCCGAACCGCCTCCTAAATATTCCATAATTATCCACAATTTAGAATCTTTTAAAAAGGATCCGTAATATTGCGTTATGAAAGGACTGTCGCATTGCGATAGGATCCTTATTTCTTGTTGAATATCATCTATTTCGTCCTGAGCTTTTTCTagatctattatttttattgctacGAGTTTATTTGTTCTTCTATCAATACCTTTAAAAACTTCACCGAAAGAACCCCGACCGACAAGTTCGTGTTTTATAAGTAGTTCTTCGAAATTATCCGATCTCGCAGCAGACATCTTATTTTACCTACAAGGacatttctatataattttcatttttaatgatCATTAATTCGGaaggaaaaaccaaaattatgcttgaaatatttgttaatgaGAAAAGTAAACACGACATACTAGTGACGATGACAATCTGTCAGGTAACGTCAGTACAAAAGTCATCAATATTAAATCCTGTCATTAAATCAAAACATCAACTTTTCCCTTTGACCTTAATCCAAAACATATCGACGTACGATCATTAAAAGAAGTTTATAGCAGCAAACATGTGaaattgaaaggaaaaatataGTTAATGAGCAAACGGCTCAGAATTGGTTTAATGGTTTCAATAATGCAGTATGACGCTTGAAGTTTGTTCGTGTTCAGGTCGTTCACTTGCCTGGGATATTGAAGTTACAAGGGAAGTAATAGGAAACCAAGTACCAGCCCATTATCGAATCCCTTAGACCTAAAAATAATGGTCTTATTAAGGTGAGTTCACATCTGACATCTTGTGTTGTCGCAAATTTGAGCGACATGCGTTGTGCATCGATGCTCAGTCTGTACGTCGCATTTCTAATTGATGACATTTGATTTTGTTGAAGGTTGCGGCGCCGATAATGACCAGTACTGTCATCCAGGGATAATATATTAAGTAAATGCTTTCCACCATATtcatttccttttttctttgattctaaTTCAGAAAATTATCAGTTGAAACTAGTGCATTAATCGCAAGTCTTAATGGTCTAGGCAGGGGaaagtacgatttccgtggcgccgCGATTTATCAGGATTAGGCttaattaggccaaaataaatcgaaaatgaagaatgaaattttttaatatcttgcttcgttttcgagatatcgatacttgaagttacAATCAAACCTTAGTTCAAAAGtcgctttattgaacagattGCGTTCgatacttcgtttcaaatgatTTGCCAGGGGGGCGAAGCCccccataagaaaaaaaaaataataaaataaaactaaaataattctcacacgaagaaaatttttttagacaaatttggctgtaaaaaattcacgatttttgaactttttacgcTCAAAGAACACCacgagaaggttaggttaggttgatatatacaaatattaaacaaaaataaatttttccaacttcaagtatcgatatctcgaaaacgaagcgagatatcgatcgattcttcattttcgacttattttgggtcgatttacaaaatggcatagtcaaatccaggcgccacggaaatcgtactcgtgcGTCTAGGCAAAAGTAATCGAACCATTGCCTCCATGAACTACAACGTGATAAATATGCGTTCACCAAGAGCTTTGGTAATAGAAAACTTCAAAGTTTTCTCGGAAAAtcacaaccgctgaagataaacgtattgtattaaTCGGTAAACGTGATCCACGATTCACGGGTCCAAAGATCACAGCTCAGATCATTAAATCTAGGAATCTGCCTTTGATTACTTCCacagtgaaaaggagattgagatAATCTGGCCGTTTTGGAAGGTTAGCAGTGAGGAAACTTTATTTGACACGTCtgaataaaattaagaggttgctGTTGGCTAAAGAACAAAATGAACGTATGAAGAGTGGAAGAGTTTTATCGAGTGATGAGTAAAAGTTTTACTATAAACTAACTAATAAACAATAACTAATAAACTATACCGGATGTTAGATCTATGTctaatcccgactgtaaaacacaaTCGGAGGTTCGATGAAAGTTTAGGGAAGTTTTGGATGAAGGGGACTGGTACAAATTGAAAAggctgtaaaaaatattaatggaaaatgtaGTATGTTCTGGCCAGCGTATGAACAGCAGATAATTGCTTTCAGCATGACGAGGTTCTCAAGCATTCCTCTAAACTATGCAAGAAGCATGTGAAAgaaagaatgtactgaaagttATGATTTGGCCATCATAGTTGTTCTACCTCAGCCCGATTGAGttattgtgggacaaattgaTCAGGGAAGTCAGAATCAGTGTCCTACTTCCACTTAACATCGTTGGAATTTCATAAAAAAGGAATGGTACCAAATAAATgccaaaactaaacaaatttgAATCCACTGGAAATGTTGGAAATGCAgtacgacaattttttgcatccgAGGCCAAAGAACGGTTTTACCAAAGTCTCAAAAATCTCGCTAAACGTTGGGTTGAAACCATACAATATGATGGGCGATACTGCGAATAGTAAGACTTTGtttgtatgattatttgataaacaaaatgaaaattagatatcGACATTATTTATGGGACACCCTCTATTTTAGTTCGGGATTGAATCGATAGGTTACTAAATCTAATctgtgaattatttatttttttaattgtcattGCACCACTGATATGTTTGAAAAGGGCAGTTTTTTTTGGCATGAAACGAAAATATATCTAACATCAATGTTCCAACGGAAAATCTTCAAGAGACGAAAGTCTTAGGCCCTGCGCGTCATAATGCCCGAGGCGAAAGTAAATGTTTAACTTTCATCCCTGCAAAAAAGAACGTACCTTCGACCgaggtatgaagaaaaattgtataCACTACACGGGCAGAAAGTTGAATTTTCATCCCTTATGGTAtaa
This DNA window, taken from Diorhabda sublineata isolate icDioSubl1.1 chromosome 4, icDioSubl1.1, whole genome shotgun sequence, encodes the following:
- the LOC130443165 gene encoding serine/threonine-protein kinase 24-like; this translates as MSAARSDNFEELLIKHELVGRGSFGEVFKGIDRRTNKLVAIKIIDLEKAQDEIDDIQQEIRILSQCDSPFITQYYGSFLKDSKLWIIMEYLGGGSALDLMKAGTFEETHISIILREVLFGLDYLHGERKLHRDVKAANILLSENGDVKLADFGVAGQLTHTMGKRNTFTGTPFWMAPEVIKQSSYDYKADIWSLGITAIELATGEPPNSKLHPMKVLRIITQNNAPKLEGDFSKPFKDFVESCLNKKPEHRPPAKELLKTSFIKKAKRNYILVDLIDKYVKWKMEQVEKISTTFNEDIYSTTSTMPDWNLTVKESDEELKTTFNNDVEVRRNNIFNTICNIANNLKGGKEEISDAFKDAEDTCPGITDSFVNEMIKKLMPSISDHRLEEVMDKLKIIQ